In [Phormidium] sp. ETS-05, the genomic window TCTGATACACCGGGGGAAAACCAGAGATTTTGTACGGGAAAATCCCGATCGTTCACCCATAAAGCCAGGTTCCGCTCCCCACCTGACCCCACCACCTGCACCACCCGTCGCCCCGGTTTATCCAAAGGCGTAGTGGGGACAAAGGCGCGAAACTTGTTCTGGCCGATCGCAAAAGCCGGATAAGTTTCCCCCTCCACCGTCACCGTCGGCGCCGGACCTGCTTGCTCTAACTCCACCGTCACCGAAATCGTATCCCCCAACTGCGGCTTTTCCGGGTTTAACCGCACCATCATCGCCAGTACCGGCGCCGCCAGAGCCGCCCAGAGGGAAAAAGACATCCCCAGCCCCAACAACCACAGCCCCAAAATCAGCCCGACTGGGGAAGTCGCCCGATCGGGATTGACACTTCTGGGGGATTGACCCACCCCTGGTATAGACAGCACATTTTGGCCTCCCACCTTACTTTGTCGGTTTTCCAACAGCTTACTCATAGAACTCTGAACTCTATCGATACTTTCTCTGTTTACAGTCCATCCCATTCTCACCTCAGTTTCTTTCTCAGAAAAATCTCAGAAGTAACAAGTGCCACAACAAATCGTTATCCTGAATTGTAATAGACCTTAACATTTGCTCTCATTTTTCCCTGAAGCCGTGCAAGAAGACTTCCGACTGATTCTCGACTTGGTGACTGTGCTGGCTGCAGCTGCAGCTGGCGGACTTTTGGCTGCCATACTCCGCCAACCCCCTCTCCTAGGCTATTTGGTGGGGGGCATCGTAGTCGGCCCCGCCGGTCTGGGCTGGATTAAAGAGCTAATTCAAGTAGAAACCCTCGCTCAATTCGGAGTTGCCCTGCTACTGTTTGCCTTGGGGGTGGAATTTTCCTTTGCCGAACTCAAAAAAGTCAGAGCCATTGCCCTCGGCGGCGGCGGACTGCAAATCGCCCTGACTATTGCCGTTACCGCCATAATCTCCCTAGGGGTGGGGTGGGTGAGTTCCCCCGCGCAAGGCATCTTCTTGGGGGCGATTCTATCTTTATCCTCCACCGCTGTCGTCCTCAAATGCCTGATGGAAAGGGGCGAAACCGAAACCCCTCACGGTCAAGTGCTGCTAGGGATTTTAGTCGTACAAGACCTAGCTTTAGGACTAATGCTGGCCGTCCTCCCGGCTTTAGACCGCCCAGGGGAAGAGATTGTTGTAGCAGTTCTTTCCTCCCTCTTGCGAATTAGCTTATTTGCCGCTGGGGCTTGGGCCGTGGGGACTTTGGTGGTGCCGCGCCTACTGCGACTGCTGGCTAAAACCGAAAGTCAAGAGCTATTTTTGCTCGGAGTAGTGGCCCTATGCTTGGGTATCGCTCTGATCACCTACTACCTAGGCTTTTCCATCGAGATGGGGGCGTTTGTGGCTGGGTTGATGATTTCTGAGGTGGAGTACGCGGATCAAACCCTCACTTATGTAGAGCCATTGCGGGATATTTTTGCCGCTTTGTTTTTCGTGGCTGTGGGGATGCTCATCGATCCAGTGTTTCTCTGGCAAAATTTGGCTCCCATTATGGGTTTGGTGGCTTTAGTCCTAGTGGGAAAGTTTTGCATCGTCACCCCTTTGGTGATGGCGTTTGGCTATCCCCTGAGAACTTCATTACTGACCGGGTTTGGTCTGGCTCAGATTGGGGAATTTTCTTTCGTGCTAACGGCTCAGGGACAGGTTCTGGGGTTGGTGTCCCAGCGAGTTTATTTGTTGATTTTAGGTACTACCGCATGCACTTTGTGCCTGACGCCGTTCTTACTGCGATTGTTGCCCCAGTTGCTCGATTGGGCAGAAGCGCGGGGGATGTTGGATATTAAAGGTGCAACCGAAATAGCGGCTGTGCCTACCACCAAAGATAAGAAGGGAGGACATGTGGTGGTGTGTGGCTATGGCAGGGTGGGCCGCAAGGTGGTGCAGCTGCTCCAGAGTCACGGTTATCCCGTGGTTGTGATTGACCAGTCCGAGGCAGCGATTCAGCAGCTACGGGCTGCTGGTGTGGCTTATGTTTATGGTAATGCCGCCAGTTTTCATGTGTTGGAGGCGGCTAAAGTCGATCGGGCGACGGCGATGGCGATCGCCCTCCCAGACCCCATGAGTACCCGCCTCTGTTTAAAGCGGGCTCTAGAATTAACCCCAGACTTGGATGTGGTAGTACAGGTGAACCAGGAAAAGGAAATCGACCTCCTCTACCAACTGGGGGCGCGAGAGGTGGTGCAATCAGAGTTTGAGGTCAGCTTGGAGTTGTCCACCCATCTGCTGTTGGGGATGGGATTGCCGATTTATCTGTTGCAGCGGGAAGTGGAACAAATCCGCAGCCGCCACTATCAGGGTTTGCGCACCGACAGGTCCGAGCAGCATTCGGCTTCTGAGTCCCGGCAAATCTCCCGACACTTGCGCAAAGCCGCAACGGAAATGAACAGCAAGTGGGTGGAACTGCCCTCGGGGTCGCCCCTAACCGGGATGACCCTGGAGCAAACGGACTTGCGGCGACTGACTGGAGTCAGCTTGATGGCTATCCGCCGCCTTGCTGGGGAGGAGATTGATTACCCCGACCCCCAGACGGTTTTGCAAGAAGGCGATCGGCTCCTAGTGGTAGGAGAAACCGAAGAGCTAGGGACGTTTGAGCGTGTCGCCTCCGGGCAGATCGCCGCTCCCATCAACAGCAGTTCTTGTCAGTGGTTGCGGGTGCCCGATCAAAGCCCAATCCACGGCCAAACTCTGGCCATGTTAGACTGGCCCCGTCTTTATAACGTTGAGGTTCTGGCTATTTCCCGCCGTTCCACCTTCCTCCACTTGCCCCAGGGGGATGTGGTTTGTCGCTCCGGCGATCGGCTCCTATTATGCGGTGGGTTTGTCTCTCTCAAGCAGATAGCGCTGGCCATTTTACCCGTCCAGGACGAGGAATGGGCAGATGGGGGAACCGGGGGGACTTCTGGGGCTCCCCTCTCCCTCCCTGGTCGAGGGGTTGGGGGTGTAGGGGCGAATGGCCATTCGCCCCTACCGGGGGAGACTAACAGTCCCCTGCCCCTCCTGCCACAGGATCAGGACCGGGCCTGCCCTCCTGCACAGACAGCCCCCCGTCCCTTGGTCCAGAACGCCCCCCTCGTGAGCCTAGTTCCAGAATCTCATCACGATTTAAGCCCCTAGGAACAGGGCAGCAGCTAAGGAAGGACACGGCTTGCCGTGTCCCTCCTACTGCCATTGGACAAATGACCTTGGACAAATGACCTTGGGACAAATTCAGCTAGGCTTTGGGCTTCATAAACACGATCGCTTGCCGCCAAATAATGGTTTTTTGGTCATAATGATCCAGAATGCAGATGCACTCCAAATCCTGCCAAAATATTTTCCCCACCAATAGGTCATCTGTCACCAGCTTTATTTCTACCTCTTGTTTATCTTTAATCAGAGCTTGAATTTGGCGAATGCTGGGCAGAGTAGTATCGAATTCAGGCATAATTATATTTATTGTCCCTCACCAAGATATTTTAACCTGCAGAGGCGAGGGTTTTGTCTTCATCCGCCAAAACCTGACTAACCGATCGGAGCAGCTTTCCATAAAGGAGCATTGCATGAGTTTGGAGTTTAGTAAATACCACGGGCTGGGAAACGATTTTATTTTGATTGACAATCGAGACACTTTGGCGCTGAAGGTGACACCAGAGCAAGCGGTAGTCATGTGCGATCGAAACTTTGGCATCGGTGCTGATGGCATCATCTTCCTCCTCGCCGCCTCCACCGCAGACACCGATTACACCATGAGGATGTTCAACTCCGATGGGTCGGTAGCCGAAATGTGTGGCAACGGTATTCGCTGTCTCGCCAAATTTATCAAGGATTTAGGTGCCCCCTTTCCAGAAGGCAAAGGAAACCAGTACCGCATCAGCACCCTCGCCGGTGTCATTACACCAGAACTCCTGGACAATGGCCAGATTCGCGTAGATATGGGGATTCCGGCGTTAGAAGCCGCAACCATTCCCACCACCCTAGTCGCTCCCGAGCTGAAAGTCATTGATTGTCCCCTGGAAGTAGCCGGTCAAACTTGGCAAGTCACCTGTGTAAACATGGGGAACCCCCACTGTGTGACATTTGTGGAAGATGTGATGGCAATCCCCTTAGAAACGATCGGACCAATGTTTGAGCATCACCCCACCTTCCCCATGCGCACCAATACCGAATTTATTCAAGTTATGGCACCGGACTATCTCAAAATGAGGGTATGGGAGCGGGGAGCCGGAGCTACCCTCGCCTGCGGGACCGGAGCCTGTGCCTCCTTGGTGGCCGGAGTGCTGACCGAGCGGTGTCAGCGGCAAGCCACCGTGGAACTTCCAGGCGGGAAACTGGAGATTGAATGGTCAGAATTAAACCAGCGACTGTATATGACCGGTCCTGCCGAGCTAGTTTTCACTGGTAAAATGTAATTCTAAAATCGCCCCTCTGGCTTCAGCCACAGCCACAGGCTCACCCTGGGGTAATGGGGGTGCTAAGCCCCGTTACCCCAACAAGCACAAAAGTGCGATAGGATAGAAACCGGGTTTCTGCGTAGGGGCGATTCGCGAATCGCCCCTACCGGGTTCTCAACCAAGACTTATTTAAGAAACCCGGTTTCTAGGCCAGTCCGGCAGGAGGAAAAACTTTGGAGCCGCTGCGATAACTTCTGCATCATCACCGATGACTTCCTTAAGAAACCGGGAGGACTTTGGCGGACAAAAGACAAAGAAGACATGACGGTTAAGCATCAATAATTCAATTTTCGCGTAACTAATAAATCAGCAAGAGGGACTGTTAATGGGTGGAGGAATTTATTTAATTCACGATGAAGACCGACTCGTAGAGATGACAGAACAAGCCTATGACTCGGAAGATCAGCTACAAGAACTGCTGGAAAAATATCCCAACCTGTTGGCGGGAGACCAGATAGATAGAGCCACTCCCAGACGTTGGTTGTTGATATCCCGCGAAATCATCATGCCAGCAGAAGAAGATGGGGGTGGTCAGTGGCTGGTAGAACATTTGTTTATCGACCAGGATGCGATTCCCACCTTTGTAGAGGTAAAGCGGAGCAATTATACAGAAGTCAGGCGCCAAGTCCTAGGCCGAATGTTGGACTACGCCGCTAATGCTTTGGTTTATTGGCCGGTAGATTCTATTATTACCCAGTTTGAAACCAATTGTCGGGAAGCCGGACGGGATCCGGAGCAGGTATTTGAAGAATTTCTCGGCGCTGATGCCAACGAAGAGCGGTTCTGGAGTAAGGTAAAAACCAACCTGCAAGCCAGCAAACTTCGCTTAATTTTCGTGGCGGATGAAATTCCAGCGGAAATGCGCCGCGTGGTGGAATTCCTGAACGAGCAGACCCCACAGAAGTCCTGGCGGTGGAAATTAAGCAGTATGTGAGTTATGATGGCTTGAAAACTTTGGTCCCTCGAGTCATTGGTCAAACAGCAGAAGCACTGCAAAAGAAGGCTAGTGCCACGCGAGAGAGACGGCTTTGGGATGAAGTTTCTTTCTTCAAGGAATTTCAAACTAGACAGGGTAAGGAAGAAGCGGAAATGGTGCGTCACCTTTATGAATGGGTGCGAGACCAAGAACCGGATGTGGAGGTGCAGTGGGGGCGAGGCGACAGCTACGGCGGCTTTACGGCGAAGCTGAAGCAAAAGGGTAGGCGATCGTCTGCCTTGTTCTCGGTGGCAATTTCTGGGGAATTTGTCATTTCCTCGAGTAGCTATGCTGGTGTGCCACCGTTTGACGAGCGGGAAAAATGGTTGGAACTGAGAGCGCGGATGAGTTCGATCGGCCTGTCATTGCCGATGGATTCGGGCGAGACACGGTTGCCCAATTTCCGGGTTTCCTCCTTGCGTGATGACAGCGCCCTCGATGTGGTACTAGAAACCTTTGATTGGGTAGTGGCGGAAATCCAAGCCGCCAACCGATAGCCCCAGCCAGAAAAACGCCTTTATTTGGTCATTTGTCCTTGGTCATTTGTCCTTTGTCCTTTGTCCTTTGTTTATTCATACAAATGACAAGGGACAAGGGACCAGTGACAAGGGACAACTGACAAGCGTTTCTAGACCGACCTAGGGCAAATTTTGCAAATCAGCTTTAATGCCATTGCGGGAGAGCATCTGTACGATTTGGTTCGCATTATCCCAGTCGGTAAACACCCCCACCTGCATAACTACCCGACCATTCAAGATGGTGCGAAAAGCCTCTGGCACTAAGTTTCTTACCCGACCTTGGATGCGAGCGTTGGGGGCATCCACCGTCACCCGATAGCGCAGTTGCGGCTCCGTGGGACGACTGGGCTGGGGTGTGCGGCCCACCTGCCTTGTTCCTGCTGGTGGCGGCGGGGGACTACCGGGGGGCTGTGGCGTTTGGGAGACTACCACTGGCGAGCTGCCCCCGGTATTGCCCACAGGAGGCATCTGGTTAGGTACTGGCAGCAACACCGGGAGGTTGTCACCACGATTGCCAACAGGGGGGGCGGCGGTACGCTGGGGCGGTGGGGCGCTGGGGGTTTGGGGTGGCGGGACAGGAATGTTAATCGGTGTTGATGGGGTGGGGACGGGGATGGATGTGGATGTGCTGGCGGGGATAGTCGGTGAGGGGTTCTCCGGTGTTCTGGTGGTGCGGTTGGTCAGCAGGGGGCGGGGACTGCTGGGGGCGGGGGTCGGCGCGGGAACGGTGGTGGCGGGGGCTGGGTTGCTTTGGTTGCCAGTATTCCTGCTAGGATTCCCGGCTATGGTGCCGGGGCGAGATGGGGTAGAACCGCGCATATCCACACGACCGGCAATCATTGTGGCGCTGAGCTGATTCCCCATCGCCACAATGATTTCTTTAGAGGCTTCGGCGTTGATGTCGTATTCCCGATTGTTAATAAAAATGTTGCCCCCTGGTTCTGAGCTATTGCCTAGGTCGGGGCGGGCATTGGCGATCGTCACTAACCCACTGCGTTGGTTCCCTTCAATCTGGTTTTGCCGCAAGATGGGTCTGGCGGAACCTTGTACCACAACGCCATCCCTGTTATACCGAATCCGGTTACTCGCCACCATTGGCGCCGCTTCTTGGGCGATGTTGATGCCAAACCCTGTTCTTTCAAACTGATTGGACAATACCTGGGGTTGAGCAGACCCAAAAATACTGACACCGTTGGCGCCATTTTGCACAAAGGTATTTTCCCTAATCGTTGGCGTCCCCGTACCGTTGACGGAAATCCCGTCGTGAGTGCTGCCAGTAAAGGTATTCTGAGTGATGGTGGTGTTGGTTGATTCGATCCACAGGCCATAACCCCGCCGGTTGGAATTGGTCACGGTGACGCCAGTGATGGTGGCGCCGTTGGCTCCCACTACCGCCACGTTTTGACTAGCCGCAGTGCGGCTCATATAGGCGCCTCCTCCTTGGATCAGAATCCCTTCTCCCCGGTTTTCTGGGTTGCCTTTGAGGGTGACTCCGGTTTTTAGCTGCAGGGGAAACACTTCTCCTGTGGCGGCGGTGTAGCTCCCCGGTGCCAGGATAATGGTGGTGCCCTCACTGGCCATTTGTAAGGCGCGAGTGATGGTTTTCAGTGGTGCTTGCTGTGTACCTTTGGCGCTATCATTGCCACTGTTGGGATTGACAAACAATTGGCTGATTTCGGCTCGCAGGGTGTTGGGGTTGGTTTCGGTGGTGTGGCCCTCCTCGGCGGCTGGGGCAGCGATTGCGATCGGCTGCATCCACACCAGGACACCCAATGTCAAACCTAACCCCACTGGGCTAGTGAATAGATGTTTTGATCTCACGATGTTATTCCTCACTCATGGTTTTGGCGCCGCCGGATGAAACAGGGTTTCTGGATAAGACATCCCGGCTCCGGATCGGGAATCTGGATGAGAAACCAGGTTTCTCTAGCAGGATAATAAATCTTGGCTCCCGAACGCGACTGCGTTGCACCCGCTTCGCTTCGGGAATTTGGACGAAAAATCCCTGCTTATCTAGCCGTATTTTAATGGGATTGTTCCACAAATGCGGCACTAATGACGGCTTTGGTAGGTGCAAATTTTCTGATCTTCGCCTTACTGTATTTACTAGGGTATCCAGGGAAAAACTGACTGTTAGGATGAATAAATTAAGTTGATGGTTCCAATGAGCGATGTTAATCAGCGGGAAGCAGGTTTATTCAACGACACCAAGGCTATGGAGGTGCAACTGCCTGCTGTTTGCCGCATTTTAGATGCTAATTTAGATCGGGCTCGGGAAGGGCTGCGGATTATTGAGGAATGGTGCCGCTTTGGTCTCAATAATGCGGAAATGGCGATGAAATGTAAACAGCTCAGGCAGGAGGTGGCCAGATGGCATGGGGCCCAACTCAGAGCCGCAAGGGATACGGCGGGAGATTTGGGTACTGAGCTAACTCATCCGGGAGAAGAGGTACGATCGGATATCACGGCGCTATTGCAAGCGAATTTCTGCCGCGTGCAAGAGGCGATGAGGGTTTTGGAAGAGTATGGCAAGCTGTACCATCCTGATATGGGGTCGGCTTTTAAGCAGTTACGCTATCGTGTTTATACTCTGGAAACTGGTTTGATGAGTTATAGCCGGATCCAGAGGCTCGATCGGGCTTACCTTTATTTGGTGACGAATCCTCGGGATAACCTCCTCGCTACGGTGGAAGCTGCCCTGAAAGGGGGGGTTGATATAGTTCAGTACCGGGATAAAGATGCTGAGGATAAAGCCAGACTGCGCTTGGCCCAAAGTTTGCGTCAGCTTTGCTCCGACTATGGAGCTTTGTTTCTGATTAACGATCGGGTGGACTTGGCAATGGCTGTCGGCGCCGATGGAGTCCACCTCGGTCAAAACGATATGCCGATTGGGTTGGCTAGGCAGCTTCTCGGCCCTGGTAAGCTGATTGGCATGTCCACCACCAATCCCGAAGAAATGGAGCGTGCAATAGCGGCGGATGCCGATTATATCGGTGTCGGACCGGTGTATGAAACCCCCACCAAACCGGGCAAAACGGCGGCTGGCTTGGATTATGTGCGCTATGCGGCGGCTAATGCTACAGTGCCTTGGTTTGCCATTGGTGGGATCGACACTAACAATATTGCGGAAGTGGTTGCCGCTGGGGCGGGGCGTGTGGCTGTTGTCCGATCGCTTGTGGAAGCAGAGCAACCCACCCTAGTGGCCCAATATCTCCGCTCTCAGCTCCATGCCATTCGCAGGAGCAATTTATAAATTTGTCAACAGTCCGCAAGTCCAATGTCCTTTGTCCTTTGTCCCTTGTCACTTTCCCCCCCCCTTTCAAATGGGGGTTGGGGGGATTGAAATTGTATGGTTAACCCAATGAACAAGGACAAAGAACAATTGACAATTATCAATTGTCAATTATCAATTATCAATTATCAAATGACCAAGGACAAATGACCAATGACAAATGACCAAGGACAAATGACAAATGACCATTATTCAGGAATTGTGAGGATGACTAACACAGAAATTACCCTTCAAGTCAACGGGGCGGAGGCTACTTGTGCCCAGCATACTAAACTACCAGAACTCCTGGAACAACTAGGCTTAAATCCTCGGTTAATTGCAGTGGAATACAACGGCGAAATCTTGCACCGTCAGTTTTGGGCGGCTACAGAAATCCAATCTGGGGATAAATTGGAAATTGTCACCATTGTTGGTGGTGGTTAACCGATATTTTGGTCATTTGTACCTTGTACCTTGTCCCTTGTCCCTTGTCACCAAATAACAATTATCAATTGATATCAATTATCAATTGTCAATTATCAAAGGACAAAGGACAAATGACTTTTGACAAATGACTTTTGACAAATGACTATTAGCCTCGCTTTTTCTCAGTTTGGGAGCGGAGAAATTCGCCGACAAACGCCATGCTACCGGAGAGAAGGATTAGGAAGACGCTGAGGGCATTAATATCGGGTTTAACGCCGGTGCGGATGCGGCTGAAGATTTCCATCGGGAGGGTGATGGCGCCAGAGCCAGATGTGAAACTGGCAATGAGGAAGTCATCGAGGCTGAGGACGAAGGCGAGGAGGCAACCGGAGACGATTCCCGGCATGAGTTGGGGGAGCAGCACTTGAATGAAGGCTTGGGAGGGGTTGGCGCCCAGGTCGAGGGCGGCTTCTTCTAAATGAGGGTCGAGATCGGCGAGGCGGGTGGAAACGAGTAAGCCGATATAGGCGATACAGAAGACGATGTGAGCGGCGACGATCGTCCAGAAGTTGAGGCGAATTTGGATCGCGGCGAGGAAGACGAGGGTAGCCACCGCGATCGCGATATCCGGCACAATTAAAGGCAAATAAGAAACTCCCAGATACAGTTTTTTCCCCGGAAAGCGATATCTGGCCAACCCCACGGCCATCAAGGTGCCAATGATGGCTGATACTCCCACAGCGCAAAAAGCCACGGCCACACTGGTACGCAGGGCGCCTAAAATTCGCCCATCAGCAAATAGTTTCAAATACCACTCGAAGGTAAATCCTTCCCAACCAGCACTATAGCGAGAATTATTAAAGCTATAAAAAGTGAGGACTAAAATGGGCAGGTACATAAACAGGAACATAAATCCGGCAAAAACTACCTGCCAGGAAATTCTCAATTTTGCCTGATTTTGCAACATATCTGTGCTGGTTTCTGGTACGATAGGCTCTGAGTTGGTCATAATTATTTATCTAAAAATTATTTATCTAAAAATCATTTATATTCCCCAAAGGAATAAATGACTAAGGACAAATGACTACGGACAAATTAACCTATTTTTTG contains:
- a CDS encoding RNA-binding protein hfq, whose amino-acid sequence is MPEFDTTLPSIRQIQALIKDKQEVEIKLVTDDLLVGKIFWQDLECICILDHYDQKTIIWRQAIVFMKPKA
- a CDS encoding DUF1565 domain-containing protein, which produces MRSKHLFTSPVGLGLTLGVLVWMQPIAIAAPAAEEGHTTETNPNTLRAEISQLFVNPNSGNDSAKGTQQAPLKTITRALQMASEGTTIILAPGSYTAATGEVFPLQLKTGVTLKGNPENRGEGILIQGGGAYMSRTAASQNVAVVGANGATITGVTVTNSNRRGYGLWIESTNTTITQNTFTGSTHDGISVNGTGTPTIRENTFVQNGANGVSIFGSAQPQVLSNQFERTGFGINIAQEAAPMVASNRIRYNRDGVVVQGSARPILRQNQIEGNQRSGLVTIANARPDLGNSSEPGGNIFINNREYDINAEASKEIIVAMGNQLSATMIAGRVDMRGSTPSRPGTIAGNPSRNTGNQSNPAPATTVPAPTPAPSSPRPLLTNRTTRTPENPSPTIPASTSTSIPVPTPSTPINIPVPPPQTPSAPPPQRTAAPPVGNRGDNLPVLLPVPNQMPPVGNTGGSSPVVVSQTPQPPGSPPPPPAGTRQVGRTPQPSRPTEPQLRYRVTVDAPNARIQGRVRNLVPEAFRTILNGRVVMQVGVFTDWDNANQIVQMLSRNGIKADLQNLP
- a CDS encoding cation:proton antiporter; amino-acid sequence: MLSFFPEAVQEDFRLILDLVTVLAAAAAGGLLAAILRQPPLLGYLVGGIVVGPAGLGWIKELIQVETLAQFGVALLLFALGVEFSFAELKKVRAIALGGGGLQIALTIAVTAIISLGVGWVSSPAQGIFLGAILSLSSTAVVLKCLMERGETETPHGQVLLGILVVQDLALGLMLAVLPALDRPGEEIVVAVLSSLLRISLFAAGAWAVGTLVVPRLLRLLAKTESQELFLLGVVALCLGIALITYYLGFSIEMGAFVAGLMISEVEYADQTLTYVEPLRDIFAALFFVAVGMLIDPVFLWQNLAPIMGLVALVLVGKFCIVTPLVMAFGYPLRTSLLTGFGLAQIGEFSFVLTAQGQVLGLVSQRVYLLILGTTACTLCLTPFLLRLLPQLLDWAEARGMLDIKGATEIAAVPTTKDKKGGHVVVCGYGRVGRKVVQLLQSHGYPVVVIDQSEAAIQQLRAAGVAYVYGNAASFHVLEAAKVDRATAMAIALPDPMSTRLCLKRALELTPDLDVVVQVNQEKEIDLLYQLGAREVVQSEFEVSLELSTHLLLGMGLPIYLLQREVEQIRSRHYQGLRTDRSEQHSASESRQISRHLRKAATEMNSKWVELPSGSPLTGMTLEQTDLRRLTGVSLMAIRRLAGEEIDYPDPQTVLQEGDRLLVVGETEELGTFERVASGQIAAPINSSSCQWLRVPDQSPIHGQTLAMLDWPRLYNVEVLAISRRSTFLHLPQGDVVCRSGDRLLLCGGFVSLKQIALAILPVQDEEWADGGTGGTSGAPLSLPGRGVGGVGANGHSPLPGETNSPLPLLPQDQDRACPPAQTAPRPLVQNAPLVSLVPESHHDLSP
- the thiS gene encoding sulfur carrier protein ThiS, coding for MTNTEITLQVNGAEATCAQHTKLPELLEQLGLNPRLIAVEYNGEILHRQFWAATEIQSGDKLEIVTIVGGG
- the dapF gene encoding diaminopimelate epimerase, whose amino-acid sequence is MSLEFSKYHGLGNDFILIDNRDTLALKVTPEQAVVMCDRNFGIGADGIIFLLAASTADTDYTMRMFNSDGSVAEMCGNGIRCLAKFIKDLGAPFPEGKGNQYRISTLAGVITPELLDNGQIRVDMGIPALEAATIPTTLVAPELKVIDCPLEVAGQTWQVTCVNMGNPHCVTFVEDVMAIPLETIGPMFEHHPTFPMRTNTEFIQVMAPDYLKMRVWERGAGATLACGTGACASLVAGVLTERCQRQATVELPGGKLEIEWSELNQRLYMTGPAELVFTGKM
- a CDS encoding ABC transporter permease; the encoded protein is MLQNQAKLRISWQVVFAGFMFLFMYLPILVLTFYSFNNSRYSAGWEGFTFEWYLKLFADGRILGALRTSVAVAFCAVGVSAIIGTLMAVGLARYRFPGKKLYLGVSYLPLIVPDIAIAVATLVFLAAIQIRLNFWTIVAAHIVFCIAYIGLLVSTRLADLDPHLEEAALDLGANPSQAFIQVLLPQLMPGIVSGCLLAFVLSLDDFLIASFTSGSGAITLPMEIFSRIRTGVKPDINALSVFLILLSGSMAFVGEFLRSQTEKKRG
- a CDS encoding thiamine phosphate synthase: MEVQLPAVCRILDANLDRAREGLRIIEEWCRFGLNNAEMAMKCKQLRQEVARWHGAQLRAARDTAGDLGTELTHPGEEVRSDITALLQANFCRVQEAMRVLEEYGKLYHPDMGSAFKQLRYRVYTLETGLMSYSRIQRLDRAYLYLVTNPRDNLLATVEAALKGGVDIVQYRDKDAEDKARLRLAQSLRQLCSDYGALFLINDRVDLAMAVGADGVHLGQNDMPIGLARQLLGPGKLIGMSTTNPEEMERAIAADADYIGVGPVYETPTKPGKTAAGLDYVRYAAANATVPWFAIGGIDTNNIAEVVAAGAGRVAVVRSLVEAEQPTLVAQYLRSQLHAIRRSNL